One segment of Radiobacillus kanasensis DNA contains the following:
- a CDS encoding DUF4178 domain-containing protein — protein sequence MGLFSKLFQKKEERPVVRDRTVLSLQVGDIVVYDLTDYEVVGKITYRDHSYEWIAYQLLEGRNTIWLSAEMDDELELGIYHKIPLQVSEPFPKQLSYEDKTYYLDEEGNATVVGEGRSRNINGRTTHYADYYDEEEEHYLSLESWDSEVEVSYGYPIEEYEIKIIAGSN from the coding sequence TTGGGATTGTTCTCCAAATTATTTCAGAAAAAAGAAGAACGACCTGTAGTGAGGGATCGGACGGTTTTATCTTTACAGGTGGGTGATATTGTGGTTTACGATCTAACAGATTATGAAGTAGTAGGTAAAATTACGTATCGCGATCATTCCTACGAATGGATTGCCTATCAACTGTTAGAAGGTCGAAATACCATTTGGTTATCTGCTGAGATGGATGATGAGTTAGAATTAGGTATTTATCATAAGATACCTCTTCAAGTATCTGAACCGTTTCCGAAACAGCTTAGTTATGAAGACAAGACGTACTACTTAGACGAAGAGGGTAATGCTACCGTTGTGGGAGAAGGACGTAGTCGAAACATAAATGGGCGAACGACCCATTACGCGGACTACTACGACGAAGAAGAAGAGCATTACTTAAGCTTGGAGAGCTGGGATAGTGAAGTGGAAGTTAGCTATGGTTATCCAATCGAAGAGTATGAAATTAAAATCATTGCAGGTTCTAATTAA
- a CDS encoding M24 family metallopeptidase — translation MTRVERLFQELKFGGLEGAFLTSKANIFYYTNYYTDPHERLVALYIDATGNRLLILPSMEKEDAKQAGWNGDLLTYKDTENPWKMLESYLDHKPSSIGIEKEQLPVSRYEQLTQIFNQTEFKDTTELFNHIRMVKDAEEYKRLKEAAELADYGVKVGVEAISEGKTELEILASIEYALKRQGVREMSFSTMVLSGHKTASPHGAPGMKKIKKGDLVLFDLGVVLNGYCSDITRTVAYQHVDKQQKEIYETVLAAQKNAIDQVKEGIEIGTIDQVARDQIKANGYGEYFTHRIGHGIGIDVHEYPSLTSHNPLKIRKGMSFTIEPGIYVPGIGGVRIEDEIFVTENGVELLTTYPKEMQIV, via the coding sequence ATGACTAGAGTTGAACGATTATTTCAAGAACTAAAGTTCGGAGGATTAGAAGGAGCTTTCCTAACCTCCAAAGCGAATATTTTTTACTATACTAATTACTACACAGATCCACACGAAAGACTAGTTGCCCTTTACATAGATGCTACTGGAAATCGTTTACTTATCTTACCCTCTATGGAAAAAGAAGATGCAAAACAAGCTGGATGGAATGGAGACTTGTTGACATATAAGGATACAGAAAATCCATGGAAGATGCTTGAATCTTACCTTGATCATAAACCTAGCTCGATTGGAATCGAAAAAGAACAATTACCTGTATCACGTTATGAACAGCTCACACAAATCTTCAACCAAACCGAATTCAAAGATACTACTGAGCTTTTCAATCATATTCGGATGGTGAAAGATGCAGAGGAATATAAACGATTGAAAGAAGCCGCTGAGCTAGCTGACTATGGTGTTAAAGTTGGGGTTGAAGCCATTTCAGAAGGGAAAACGGAGCTCGAGATTTTAGCATCTATTGAATATGCGTTAAAAAGACAAGGTGTAAGAGAAATGTCTTTTTCAACCATGGTCCTATCCGGCCACAAAACAGCATCTCCTCATGGGGCACCAGGCATGAAAAAAATTAAAAAAGGAGATCTTGTCTTATTTGATTTAGGAGTTGTCTTGAACGGATATTGTTCCGATATTACTCGTACGGTCGCTTATCAACATGTTGATAAGCAGCAAAAGGAGATCTACGAAACAGTACTAGCAGCACAAAAGAATGCAATTGACCAAGTAAAGGAAGGTATCGAAATTGGAACCATAGACCAAGTGGCACGAGACCAAATTAAAGCGAATGGCTATGGCGAATACTTCACACACCGAATTGGGCATGGAATTGGCATTGATGTTCATGAATACCCATCCTTAACGAGTCACAACCCTTTAAAAATCAGAAAAGGAATGAGCTTTACCATTGAACCAGGCATTTATGTTCCTGGTATTGGTGGCGTTCGAATTGAAGATGAAATCTTTGTAACCGAAAATGGAGTGGAGCTTCTAACAACTTATCCGAAAGAAATGCAAATTGTTTAA
- a CDS encoding universal stress protein: MKFEYNRILVAVDGSKASEHAFHKAVEICKRNHARMILAHIVDTRTFTTLEAYDHSLADRAEEYGTTLLQDYESKATEAGVGYVDTLMDYGSPKVKIPKEMAVKSNADLIICGATGLNAVERFLIGSVSESITRYAKCDVLVVRG; this comes from the coding sequence ATGAAGTTTGAGTATAATCGTATTTTAGTAGCAGTTGATGGTTCCAAAGCATCTGAACACGCATTTCATAAAGCAGTTGAAATTTGTAAGCGTAATCACGCCAGAATGATACTTGCTCATATCGTCGATACGAGAACTTTTACAACTCTTGAAGCTTATGACCATTCCTTAGCCGATCGGGCAGAAGAGTATGGTACAACATTACTTCAAGACTATGAATCAAAAGCAACAGAAGCTGGGGTTGGCTATGTAGATACACTCATGGATTACGGCTCCCCAAAAGTAAAGATACCGAAAGAAATGGCGGTAAAAAGTAACGCAGACTTAATCATTTGCGGAGCGACTGGCTTGAATGCAGTCGAACGTTTTTTGATTGGAAGTGTGTCAGAGAGCATTACACGATACGCGAAATGTGATGTGCTCGTTGTACGTGGCTAA
- a CDS encoding acetate kinase: protein MSNILAINAGSSSLKFQLIVMPEEKVLTKGLVERIGIPDSVFTIEVNEEKDTTVTDIADHEEAVKMLLDKLISNNVIQSFDEIDAIGHRVVHGGEKFSDSVLIDDTVIQEIEEVSELAPLHNPANLTGIRAFREILPNVPAVAVFDTAFHQTMPEQAYLYSLPYDYYKRYGIRKYGFHGTSHKYVSQRAAELLGMPLEKLRLISCHLGNGASIAAIENGKSIDTSMGFTPLAGVTMGTRSGNIDPALIPYIMDKTGKNAAEVMNVLNKESGMLALSGFSSDLRDITQKAKDNDKRAELALEVFAERIHKYLGSYAARMHGVDAIIFTAGVGENSIEVRERVLKGLEFMGVYWDPSLNQIRGKETFLNYPHSPVKVIVIPTNEEVMIARDAVEKGLKVAQY from the coding sequence TTGAGCAATATTTTAGCAATAAACGCTGGTAGTTCATCATTGAAATTTCAGCTTATTGTGATGCCCGAGGAAAAAGTGCTAACAAAAGGATTAGTGGAACGCATTGGAATTCCTGATTCCGTTTTTACTATAGAAGTAAATGAGGAAAAAGATACGACGGTAACAGATATCGCCGATCACGAAGAAGCTGTCAAAATGTTATTAGACAAGTTAATATCTAACAACGTGATTCAGTCCTTTGATGAAATTGATGCAATTGGCCATCGTGTCGTGCATGGTGGAGAGAAGTTCAGTGATTCCGTATTAATTGATGATACTGTGATTCAGGAAATTGAGGAAGTCTCGGAATTGGCTCCTCTACACAACCCTGCCAACTTGACAGGAATAAGAGCTTTCCGTGAAATTTTACCAAACGTTCCGGCAGTTGCTGTGTTTGATACGGCATTTCATCAAACAATGCCAGAACAAGCTTATTTATATAGCCTTCCTTATGATTACTACAAGAGGTATGGCATTCGAAAGTACGGCTTCCATGGTACATCACATAAATACGTTTCTCAACGAGCGGCTGAATTACTTGGTATGCCGTTGGAGAAGCTACGTTTAATTTCTTGTCATCTAGGTAATGGGGCAAGTATTGCTGCCATTGAAAATGGAAAGTCCATCGATACATCCATGGGATTTACTCCACTTGCTGGTGTTACAATGGGGACAAGATCTGGGAATATTGATCCAGCTCTAATCCCGTACATTATGGACAAAACAGGTAAGAACGCTGCTGAGGTTATGAATGTCTTAAATAAAGAAAGTGGAATGCTTGCTTTATCGGGGTTTTCAAGTGATCTAAGAGACATCACTCAAAAGGCGAAAGATAATGATAAACGTGCAGAGCTTGCACTGGAAGTATTTGCAGAAAGAATTCATAAATATTTAGGTTCTTATGCAGCGAGAATGCATGGAGTAGATGCGATTATCTTCACTGCTGGTGTTGGAGAAAACAGTATTGAAGTAAGAGAAAGAGTGTTAAAAGGGTTAGAGTTTATGGGGGTTTATTGGGATCCTTCCCTTAACCAAATCCGTGGAAAAGAAACATTCTTGAATTATCCACATTCTCCGGTAAAAGTAATTGTTATTCCAACAAATGAAGAAGTCATGATTGCTCGTGACGCTGTCGAAAAAGGACTTAAGGTCGCGCAATATTAA